One window of Lawsonibacter asaccharolyticus genomic DNA carries:
- a CDS encoding Holliday junction ATP-dependent DNA helicase gives MAIDFSNTEFEAEGLEEPLVTTSLTREDEGEYSLRPKTLREYIGQEKAKGNLEVFIQAAKMRHEPLDHVLLHGPPGLGKTTLSGIIANEMGVNVRITSGPAIEKAGDLAALLTNLNENDILFVDEIHRLNRAVEEVLYPAMEDYAIDIIIGKGPSANSIRLDLPRFTLIGATTRAGQLSAPLRDRFGVTLRLELYSPEELALIVTRSAGILEVPIEPEGAMEIARRSRGTPRIANRMLRRVRDFAQVRAGGVITRNVADQALTALEIDHLGLDAIDHRMLRSIMENYRGGPVGLETLAATINEEAVTLEDVYEPYLMQLGFLTRTPRGRCVTPKAYQHLGLPMPGGAGGGGLDQLSF, from the coding sequence ATGGCCATTGATTTTTCCAATACAGAATTTGAAGCGGAGGGGCTGGAGGAGCCCCTGGTGACCACCTCCCTCACCCGGGAGGACGAGGGAGAGTACTCCCTGCGGCCCAAGACCCTGCGGGAGTACATCGGCCAGGAGAAGGCCAAGGGCAACCTGGAGGTGTTCATTCAGGCGGCCAAGATGCGCCATGAGCCCCTGGACCATGTGCTGCTCCACGGCCCCCCTGGACTGGGCAAGACCACCCTCAGCGGCATCATCGCCAATGAGATGGGGGTGAACGTGCGCATCACCTCCGGCCCAGCCATCGAGAAGGCGGGGGACCTGGCCGCCCTGCTTACCAACCTGAACGAGAACGACATCCTCTTTGTAGACGAGATCCACCGCCTGAACCGGGCGGTGGAGGAGGTGCTCTACCCTGCCATGGAGGACTACGCCATCGACATCATCATCGGCAAGGGGCCCTCAGCCAACTCCATCCGCCTGGACCTGCCCAGGTTCACCCTCATCGGGGCCACTACCCGGGCCGGACAGCTGTCCGCCCCCCTGCGGGACCGATTCGGTGTGACGCTGCGGCTGGAGCTTTACAGTCCGGAGGAGCTGGCCCTGATCGTCACCCGTTCCGCCGGCATCCTGGAGGTGCCCATCGAGCCGGAGGGAGCCATGGAGATCGCACGCCGCTCCCGGGGGACGCCCCGCATCGCCAACCGGATGCTCCGCCGGGTGCGGGACTTCGCCCAGGTGCGGGCTGGGGGCGTCATCACCCGGAACGTGGCAGACCAGGCCCTTACCGCCCTGGAGATCGACCATCTGGGGCTGGACGCCATCGATCACCGGATGCTTCGCAGCATTATGGAAAACTACCGGGGCGGCCCGGTGGGGCTGGAGACCCTGGCCGCCACCATCAACGAGGAGGCGGTCACCCTGGAGGACGTGTATGAGCCCTACCTGATGCAGCTGGGCTTCCTCACCAGGACCCCCCGGGGCCGCTGCGTCACTCCCAAGGCCTATCAGCACCTGGGGCTGCCGATGCCCGGGGGCGCGGGCGGCGGCGGACTGGACCAGCTGAGCTTCTAA